The Nycticebus coucang isolate mNycCou1 chromosome 2, mNycCou1.pri, whole genome shotgun sequence genome includes a window with the following:
- the LOC128598190 gene encoding uncharacterized protein LOC128598190 — MSSSGPSCRHPGPLPTTEDGPALSLSPLEKTLLSSSPPLEMALLSSCPQPEMTLLSSCPEPEMTLLSSCPPLEMALLSSCPPLEMALLSSCPQPEMTLLSSCPPLEMTLLSSCPPLEMALLSSCPPLEMALLSSSPPLEMALLSSCPPLEMTLLSSCPPLEMALLSSSPPLEMALLSSSPPLEMALLSSCPQPEMTLLSSCPPLEMALLSSCPPLEMTLLSSCPPLEMTLLSSCPPLEMALLSSSPPLEMALLSSSPPLEMALLSSCPQPEMTLLSSCPPLEMALLSSCPPLEMTLLSSCPPLEMTLLSSSPPLEMALLSSCPQPERTLLSPCPPQEMALLSPRPPPEMALLSPRPPPERTLLSSSPPPEMALLSPRPPPEMALLSPRPPPEMALLSPRPPPERTLLSSCPPQEMALFSPRPPPEMALLSPRPPPEMALLSPRPPPEMALLSPRPPPERTLLSSCPPQEMALLSPRPPPEMALLSPRPPPEMALLSPRPPPEMALLSPRPPLEMVLL; from the coding sequence ATGTCTTCATCTGGGCCATCATGTAGGCATCCAGGCCCTCTGCCCACAACTGAAGATGGCCCTGctctctccctgtccccactGGAGAAGACcctgctctcttcctctcccccactGGAGATGGCCCTGCTCTCTTCCTGTCCCCAACCGGAGATGACCCTACTCTCTTCCTGTCCTGAACCAGAGATGACCCTGCTCTCTTCCTGTCCCCCACTGGAGATGGCCCTGCTCTCTTCCTGTCCCCCACTGGAGATGGCCCTGCTCTCTTCCTGTCCCCAACCAGAGATGACCCTGCTCTCTTCCTGTCCCCCACTGGAGATGACCCTGCTCTCTTCCTGTCCCCCACTGGAGATGGCCCTGCTCTCTTCCTGTCCCCCACTGGAGATGGCcctgctctcttcctctcccccactGGAGATGGCCCTGCTCTCTTCCTGTCCCCCACTGGAGATGACCCTGCTCTCTTCCTGTCCCCCACTGGAGATGGCcctgctctcttcctctcccccactGGAGATGGCcctgctctcttcctctcccccactGGAGATGGCCCTGCTCTCTTCCTGTCCCCAACCGGAGATGACCCTGCTCTCTTCCTGTCCCCCACTGGAGATGGCCCTGCTCTCTTCCTGTCCCCCACTGGAGATGACCCTGCTCTCTTCCTGTCCCCCACTGGAGATGACCCTGCTCTCTTCCTGTCCCCCACTGGAGATGGCcctgctctcttcctctcccccactGGAGATGGCcctgctctcttcctctcccccactGGAGATGGCCCTGCTCTCTTCCTGTCCCCAACCGGAGATGACCCTGCTCTCTTCCTGTCCCCCACTGGAGATGGCCCTGCTCTCTTCCTGTCCCCCACTGGAGATGACCCTGCTCTCTTCCTGTCCCCCACTGGAGATGACcctgctctcttcctctcccccactGGAGATGGCCCTGCTCTCTTCCTGTCCCCAACCGGAGAGGACCCTgctctctccctgtcccccacagGAGATGGCCCTGCTCTCTCCCCGTCCCCCACCGGAGATGGCCCTGCTCTCTCCCCGTCCCCCACCGGAGAGGACcctgctctcttcctctcccccaccGGAGATGGCCCTGCTCTCTCCCCGTCCCCCACCGGAGATGGCCCTGCTCTCTCCCCGTCCCCCACCAGAGATGGCCCTGCTCTCTCCTCGTCCCCCACCGGAGAGGACCCTGCTCTCTTCCTGTCCCCCACAGGAGATGGCCCTGTTCTCTCCCCGTCCCCCACCGGAGATGGCCCTGCTCTCTCCCCGTCCCCCACCGGAGATGGCCCTGCTCTCTCCCCGTCCCCCACCGGAGATGGCCCTGCTCTCTCCCCGTCCCCCACCGGAGAGGACCCTGCTCTCTTCCTGTCCCCCACAGGAGATGGCCCTGCTCTCTCCCCGTCCCCCACCAGAGATGGCCCTGCTCTCTCCCCGTCCCCCACCGGAGATGGCCCTGCTCTCTCCCCGTCCCCCACCGGAGATGGCCCTGCTCTCTCCCCGTCCCCCACTGGAGATGGTCCTGCTCTaa